In a single window of the Paenibacillus sp. MMS20-IR301 genome:
- a CDS encoding fumarate hydratase has translation MQHFEDSVYDLIVETSTNLPGDVRRAVARGRALEDQATRSGLALTTIARNIGMAEHQVSPICQDTGMPTFIIHTPVGVNQIEMKKDIHNAVVRATKNGKLRPNSVDSLTGENSGDNLGAGTPVIHFEQWEESGIDVRLILKGGGCENKNIQYSLPAELEGLGKAGRDLDGIRKCILHSVYQAQGQGCSAGFIGVGIGGDRTTGYELAKKQLFRKVEDVNPVEDLAKLEQYIMDNANKLGIGTMGFGGEVTLLGCKIGVMNRLPASFFVSVAYNCWAFRRQGVLVDPATGSIREWLYESGTGISVDGNGAGVPAAEPVAVSASGAVLSGITPEDAVIPAAPAGMTGAEAAGAAPAAPASTGSREIRLTTPISEEDIRSLRVGDVVILSGEMHTGRDALHKYLMDHEAPVDLNGAVIYHCGPVMLKDEDGWHVKAAGPTTSIREEPYQGDIIKKFGIRAVIGKGGMGPKTLKALGEHGGVYLNAIGGAAQYYAECIKKVNSVDFMEFGIPEAMWHLQVDGFAAIVTMDAHGNSLHADVEKDSAARLAQFKEPVFK, from the coding sequence ATGCAGCATTTTGAAGACAGCGTTTATGATCTGATCGTAGAGACCTCCACGAATTTGCCGGGTGATGTGCGCCGGGCTGTAGCCAGAGGGCGGGCGCTGGAAGATCAGGCAACCCGCTCCGGACTGGCACTCACCACAATCGCCCGGAACATCGGCATGGCTGAGCATCAGGTATCCCCGATCTGTCAGGATACAGGAATGCCGACTTTTATTATCCACACGCCTGTAGGTGTAAATCAGATAGAGATGAAGAAGGATATTCATAACGCTGTGGTCCGGGCAACGAAGAACGGCAAGCTGCGTCCCAATTCCGTAGATTCGCTTACCGGCGAGAACAGCGGCGACAATCTTGGCGCAGGAACTCCCGTGATCCATTTCGAGCAGTGGGAAGAATCGGGCATTGATGTGCGGCTCATTCTAAAGGGCGGCGGCTGTGAGAACAAGAATATTCAGTATAGCCTCCCGGCAGAGCTTGAAGGTCTGGGCAAAGCGGGGCGTGATCTTGACGGCATCCGTAAATGTATTCTCCATTCGGTCTACCAGGCCCAGGGCCAGGGCTGCAGTGCCGGGTTCATCGGCGTAGGAATCGGGGGCGACCGCACCACCGGATACGAGCTGGCGAAGAAGCAGCTGTTCCGCAAGGTGGAGGATGTGAACCCGGTTGAAGATTTGGCTAAGCTGGAGCAGTATATTATGGATAATGCCAACAAGCTGGGTATCGGCACGATGGGCTTCGGCGGTGAGGTTACGCTGCTGGGCTGCAAGATAGGGGTCATGAACCGCCTGCCGGCGAGCTTTTTTGTCTCAGTGGCTTATAACTGCTGGGCCTTCCGCCGCCAGGGTGTTCTGGTTGATCCGGCAACCGGCAGCATCCGGGAATGGCTGTATGAGAGCGGAACCGGAATTTCCGTAGACGGCAACGGCGCCGGAGTGCCGGCAGCTGAGCCTGTCGCTGTATCTGCTTCAGGTGCTGTACTATCCGGTATCACACCTGAGGATGCGGTTATTCCTGCGGCACCAGCCGGCATGACAGGTGCTGAAGCTGCAGGTGCCGCCCCGGCGGCACCTGCCTCGACTGGTTCGCGCGAGATCCGCCTGACCACCCCGATCAGTGAGGAGGATATCCGCAGCCTGCGGGTCGGTGATGTGGTCATTCTCTCCGGGGAGATGCATACCGGACGCGATGCCCTGCACAAATACCTCATGGACCATGAGGCTCCTGTTGATCTGAACGGTGCGGTTATTTACCACTGCGGGCCGGTCATGCTAAAGGATGAGGACGGCTGGCATGTGAAGGCCGCAGGACCGACGACAAGTATCCGCGAGGAGCCGTATCAGGGCGATATTATTAAGAAATTCGGCATCCGCGCCGTAATTGGTAAAGGCGGTATGGGACCCAAAACCTTGAAGGCGCTGGGCGAGCACGGCGGTGTCTATCTCAATGCCATCGGCGGGGCAGCGCAGTATTATGCCGAATGCATCAAAAAAGTGAATTCAGTAGACTTCATGGAATTTGGAATTCCTGAAGCGATGTGGCATCTGCAGGTAGACGGCTTTGCTGCAATTGTGACGATGGATGCGCACGGCAACAGCCTGCATGCGGATGTCGAGAAGGACTCTGCTGCCCGGCTGGCCCAGTTCAAGGAGCCGGTATTTAAATAA
- the yfbR gene encoding 5'-deoxynucleotidase: MNYHFSAYLYRLQYIRRWSLMRSTAPENVAQHSFQTALLAHMLCTIGNVHFGRSLNADRAAVVALFHDATEVFTGDIATPVKHNNPRLLSSFREMERVAAERLAAMIPPELGAVYAPLLQPQDSPPGSEDAGLLRYVKAADVLDAYLKCTLETAAGNREFGAAKEQTAAKLKGLALPELEYFLTHMAPGFELSLDELSADE, translated from the coding sequence TTGAACTACCATTTCTCCGCCTATCTCTACCGGCTGCAGTATATCCGGCGCTGGAGCCTCATGCGCAGCACCGCCCCGGAGAACGTGGCGCAGCATTCGTTCCAGACTGCCCTGCTGGCGCACATGCTGTGCACCATCGGCAATGTCCACTTCGGCCGGTCGCTGAACGCCGACCGCGCGGCTGTGGTGGCGCTGTTCCACGACGCCACCGAGGTCTTCACCGGCGATATCGCCACGCCGGTGAAGCACAACAATCCGCGGCTGCTGTCCAGCTTCCGCGAGATGGAGCGTGTCGCCGCCGAGCGGCTGGCGGCGATGATCCCGCCGGAGCTTGGCGCAGTCTATGCGCCGCTCCTGCAGCCCCAAGACAGCCCGCCCGGCTCCGAGGACGCCGGGCTGCTCCGGTACGTCAAGGCGGCGGATGTGCTGGATGCCTATTTGAAATGCACCCTGGAGACCGCCGCCGGCAACCGCGAGTTCGGTGCGGCCAAGGAGCAGACCGCAGCGAAGCTGAAGGGGCTGGCCCTGCCCGAGCTGGAATACTTCCTCACCCACATGGCACCCGGTTTCGAGCTGTCGCTGGACGAGCTGTCGGCTGATGAGTGA
- a CDS encoding SDR family oxidoreductase, producing MPDNKQPVKTLPPQVQDRQPGIESEMHPLPEFETSAYKAAGKLLGKAALITGGDSGIGRAVAVHFAKEGADVVISYLNEHADAEETKRQVEQEGRKCILISGDIGVEAFCQDLINKTVEGLGKLDILINNAAEQHPQDNIEDITAEQLERTFRTNIFSMFYLTKAAMPHLKKGSAIINTTSVTAYRGQPQLLDYSATKGAILSFTRSLSVNLADKGIRVNAVAPGPIWTPLIPSTFDAQKVSEFGATQPMKRPGQPEELAPAYVYLASDDSSYVSGQVIHVNGGEIING from the coding sequence ATGCCAGACAACAAACAACCCGTCAAAACCCTGCCCCCGCAGGTACAGGACCGTCAGCCGGGAATAGAAAGCGAGATGCATCCGCTGCCCGAATTTGAGACATCTGCGTATAAGGCGGCAGGTAAGCTGCTGGGCAAAGCGGCGCTCATTACGGGAGGAGACAGCGGAATCGGACGCGCGGTTGCTGTTCATTTTGCCAAAGAAGGCGCTGATGTTGTCATATCCTATCTGAACGAGCATGCCGATGCAGAGGAAACTAAGCGCCAGGTTGAACAGGAAGGGCGGAAATGTATTCTGATCTCCGGCGACATCGGGGTTGAGGCGTTCTGCCAGGATCTGATCAATAAAACGGTTGAGGGACTCGGCAAGCTGGATATCCTCATAAATAATGCGGCAGAGCAGCATCCGCAGGACAACATTGAGGATATTACCGCCGAGCAGCTGGAACGGACCTTCCGGACGAATATATTCTCCATGTTCTATCTGACTAAGGCTGCCATGCCCCACTTGAAAAAGGGCTCTGCCATCATCAACACCACTTCGGTTACAGCCTACCGCGGCCAGCCGCAGCTCTTGGATTATTCTGCGACCAAAGGGGCGATTCTCAGCTTCACCCGCTCGCTGTCCGTGAATCTGGCGGACAAAGGCATCCGGGTAAACGCTGTAGCACCCGGCCCGATCTGGACTCCGCTGATCCCGTCTACCTTTGACGCACAGAAGGTCAGTGAATTCGGCGCCACCCAGCCGATGAAACGTCCGGGACAGCCGGAAGAGCTGGCACCGGCATACGTCTATCTCGCCTCCGATGATTCATCCTATGTAAGCGGACAGGTAATACATGTGAACGGCGGAGAAATTATTAACGGCTAG
- a CDS encoding NUDIX domain-containing protein encodes MPNKSQSIIVAVKGVILHQGRILLVRRTAADSAGAGSWECAGGKIEFGESLETALQREIQEETGLEVTAERILYAVTLLTAPGRQVVIITYLCRPLQQQLEVLLSEEHTDYRWCTISELYTLLPAQITADFTRHGIFKLEGLLP; translated from the coding sequence GTGCCCAATAAATCACAATCGATCATAGTAGCGGTAAAAGGTGTGATCCTGCATCAAGGGAGAATCCTGCTTGTCCGCAGGACAGCTGCAGATTCAGCCGGTGCCGGGAGCTGGGAATGTGCGGGAGGCAAAATCGAATTCGGTGAGAGTCTGGAGACTGCACTCCAGCGGGAGATTCAAGAGGAGACCGGACTTGAGGTTACAGCAGAACGTATCCTTTATGCAGTGACCCTGTTGACCGCTCCCGGCAGGCAGGTCGTCATCATCACCTATCTGTGCCGTCCGCTGCAGCAGCAGCTGGAAGTGCTTCTCTCAGAGGAACATACCGATTACCGCTGGTGCACCATAAGCGAGCTGTATACCCTGCTCCCTGCGCAGATTACCGCCGATTTTACCCGGCACGGCATTTTTAAACTGGAAGGGCTCCTGCCGTAA
- a CDS encoding amidohydrolase family protein, with translation MDNKNIVLANATIIDGTGRQPLYNATVEIVNGRFGTITQHANKRTEPDSAAEIDLEGHVILPGFIHTHAHTSFKYMQNELLHGYHKEYLAACLSEGITTIRDEGMTTAATIEDVIIHTKQLDNRLYPRVITTGKVFTAPGGYGGQDPIGVGNADEARYKVREVLEQGIDCIKTALEDGYDPGTTGLPQLNQEILESICREARRMGSYVSAHVTSAHNLQLLVNAGISDAAHMVYDSLGDDLITQMVKANVRIVPTLTVLRMFQDKFGAPLLAQGLDNVRRFLQAGGEIGLGDDFIEEEGPWYRLGMPWSEIALLGEAGLTPLEIITAATSTGAKICRLDHELGTIETGKIADLFVVGGDPLADINNLRKVRFVMKDGRIVPQ, from the coding sequence ATGGACAATAAGAATATAGTACTGGCTAACGCAACCATAATCGATGGAACCGGGCGGCAGCCGCTTTATAACGCAACCGTAGAAATCGTGAACGGGCGGTTCGGCACAATTACGCAGCATGCAAATAAACGGACGGAGCCGGATTCCGCAGCAGAGATTGATCTTGAGGGGCATGTGATCCTGCCGGGGTTTATCCATACCCATGCCCATACCAGCTTCAAGTACATGCAGAATGAGCTGCTTCACGGGTACCATAAGGAATACTTGGCGGCATGCCTCTCGGAAGGAATCACCACCATCCGCGATGAAGGGATGACCACAGCGGCAACCATTGAAGATGTAATTATACATACGAAACAGCTGGATAACAGATTGTATCCCCGGGTAATCACGACCGGTAAAGTGTTCACAGCCCCAGGCGGATATGGCGGCCAGGACCCGATCGGGGTGGGCAATGCGGATGAAGCCAGATACAAGGTGCGTGAAGTATTAGAACAAGGAATAGATTGTATCAAAACAGCGCTGGAAGACGGTTACGATCCCGGTACCACCGGACTGCCGCAGCTAAACCAGGAAATACTGGAGAGCATTTGCCGGGAAGCCCGGAGGATGGGGTCTTACGTATCTGCGCATGTAACGAGTGCACACAATCTTCAGCTTCTGGTCAACGCAGGGATCAGCGATGCGGCGCACATGGTCTACGACAGTCTCGGTGATGATCTGATTACGCAAATGGTAAAAGCTAATGTACGTATTGTCCCCACCCTCACTGTACTTCGAATGTTTCAGGATAAATTCGGCGCGCCGCTGCTGGCACAGGGTCTCGATAATGTCCGGAGATTTCTCCAGGCAGGCGGAGAGATTGGGCTGGGGGATGATTTTATCGAAGAGGAAGGCCCGTGGTACAGGCTGGGTATGCCCTGGTCAGAAATTGCCTTGTTAGGCGAAGCCGGTCTGACTCCGCTTGAGATTATTACGGCCGCTACCTCAACCGGCGCAAAAATATGCAGGCTGGACCATGAGTTGGGAACCATTGAAACAGGCAAAATAGCTGATTTATTCGTCGTCGGTGGAGACCCGCTTGCCGACATCAATAATCTGCGGAAGGTCAGATTTGTAATGAAGGACGGCAGGATAGTACCGCAATAA
- the mdh gene encoding malate dehydrogenase, with amino-acid sequence MAIKRYKITVVGAGFTGATTALMLAQKELGNVVLLDIPQLENPTKGKALDMLEAGPVQKFDAQITGTASYEDAADSDIVIITAGIARKPGMSRDDLVNTNAGIVKTVCENVKRVAPESIVIILSNPVDAMTYVAYNALGFPKNRVIGQSGVLDTARYCTFIAQELNVSVEDVRGFVLGGHGDDMVPLVRYSSVGGIPIDTLIPAERIAEIVQRTRVGGGEIVSLLGNGSAYYAPAASLVQMTEAILKDKKRIIPVIALLEGEYGYDNLFMGIPALLGAEGIEKIYELELTAEEKAALDKSADSVRAVTSAVTV; translated from the coding sequence GTGGCCATCAAACGTTATAAAATCACTGTTGTAGGTGCCGGCTTCACCGGCGCGACAACGGCGCTCATGCTTGCACAAAAGGAGCTCGGCAATGTCGTACTGCTCGACATCCCGCAGCTCGAGAATCCGACCAAGGGCAAGGCGCTGGATATGCTGGAAGCCGGACCTGTACAGAAGTTCGACGCTCAGATTACAGGTACCGCAAGCTATGAGGATGCAGCAGACTCCGATATCGTTATCATTACTGCCGGAATTGCCCGCAAGCCCGGCATGAGCCGTGATGATCTCGTGAACACCAATGCTGGCATTGTGAAAACGGTTTGTGAGAATGTGAAGCGTGTGGCTCCTGAATCCATCGTAATCATACTAAGCAACCCTGTCGATGCCATGACTTATGTGGCTTACAATGCGCTTGGCTTTCCTAAGAACCGCGTAATCGGCCAATCCGGTGTGCTTGATACCGCACGTTACTGTACATTCATCGCCCAGGAGCTTAATGTTTCTGTTGAAGATGTACGCGGCTTTGTGCTGGGCGGACATGGCGATGATATGGTTCCGCTGGTGCGTTATTCCAGTGTTGGCGGAATTCCGATTGATACACTGATTCCGGCAGAACGTATCGCTGAGATTGTGCAGCGTACCCGTGTTGGCGGCGGAGAAATCGTCAGCCTGCTCGGCAACGGCAGTGCCTATTATGCACCGGCGGCTTCGCTTGTACAAATGACTGAGGCGATCCTGAAGGATAAGAAACGGATTATTCCGGTCATTGCCCTGCTGGAGGGTGAATACGGCTATGATAATCTGTTTATGGGGATCCCGGCATTGCTTGGTGCAGAAGGTATTGAGAAGATCTATGAGCTGGAGCTTACTGCAGAAGAGAAGGCGGCACTGGATAAGTCAGCTGATTCAGTCCGTGCCGTAACTTCAGCAGTGACGGTGTAA
- the icd gene encoding NADP-dependent isocitrate dehydrogenase: protein MLKLEKYDLPTEGEQITIEDGKLLVPDQPIIPFIEGDGTGRDIWKASKRVLDAAVEKAYGGKKQIAWYEVFAGEKAFNTYGEWLPNDTLEAIREYIVAIKGPLTTPIGGGIRSLNVALRQELDLYVCLRPVRYFDGVPSPVKHPELVDMVIFRENTEDIYAGIEYQEGSAEVKKVIEFLQKEMGVNKIRFPETSGIGIKPVSEEGSKRLVRSAVEYAIKHGRKSVTLVHKGNIMKFTEGAFKNWGYEVAEQEFGDKVFTWNQYDVIKERDGEAAANAAQKEAEVAGKIIIKDAIADIALQQVLTRPTDFDVIATLNLNGDYLSDALAAQIGGIGIAPGANINYITGHAIFEATHGTAPKYADKDVVNPGSVILSGVMLLEHLGWQEAADLIYKGMSTAINNKTVTYDFARQMEGATELKCSAFADEIINNL, encoded by the coding sequence ATGTTGAAACTGGAAAAATACGATCTGCCCACAGAAGGCGAACAAATTACAATCGAAGACGGCAAGCTGCTGGTTCCGGATCAGCCGATTATCCCCTTTATCGAGGGTGACGGTACAGGCCGTGACATTTGGAAAGCCTCCAAGCGGGTGCTGGATGCAGCTGTAGAGAAAGCTTACGGCGGCAAGAAGCAGATTGCCTGGTACGAAGTTTTTGCCGGCGAGAAAGCCTTCAATACATATGGTGAATGGCTGCCGAACGATACGCTGGAAGCCATCCGCGAGTATATTGTGGCGATTAAGGGCCCGCTTACAACGCCAATCGGCGGCGGAATCCGTTCACTTAACGTGGCGCTGCGCCAGGAGCTGGACCTCTATGTATGTTTGCGTCCGGTGCGTTACTTCGACGGTGTACCTTCTCCGGTGAAGCATCCTGAGCTGGTGGATATGGTTATTTTCCGCGAAAACACTGAAGATATTTATGCCGGGATCGAGTATCAGGAAGGTTCGGCTGAAGTGAAGAAGGTTATCGAATTCCTCCAGAAGGAGATGGGTGTGAACAAAATCCGCTTCCCGGAAACCTCCGGTATCGGGATTAAGCCTGTATCCGAGGAAGGCTCGAAGCGCCTGGTGCGTTCTGCTGTGGAATATGCCATCAAGCACGGACGCAAGAGTGTGACGCTCGTGCACAAAGGCAACATCATGAAGTTCACCGAAGGCGCATTTAAGAACTGGGGCTACGAAGTGGCCGAGCAGGAGTTCGGGGACAAGGTCTTCACCTGGAACCAGTATGATGTGATTAAGGAACGTGACGGTGAAGCTGCGGCAAATGCTGCCCAGAAGGAAGCTGAAGTAGCCGGCAAAATTATCATTAAGGATGCTATCGCAGATATTGCCCTGCAGCAGGTGCTGACCCGTCCGACAGACTTCGATGTAATCGCGACACTGAACCTGAACGGAGATTATCTCTCCGATGCACTGGCTGCCCAGATCGGCGGCATTGGTATCGCTCCGGGCGCGAACATTAACTATATTACGGGACATGCTATTTTTGAAGCGACCCATGGTACAGCACCTAAGTATGCGGATAAGGATGTTGTGAACCCGGGGTCGGTTATCCTCTCCGGCGTAATGCTGCTTGAGCATCTGGGCTGGCAGGAAGCGGCTGACCTGATCTACAAGGGAATGAGCACCGCGATTAACAACAAGACCGTAACTTATGATTTCGCCCGTCAGATGGAAGGCGCTACTGAGCTGAAATGCTCCGCCTTCGCCGACGAGATCATTAACAATCTGTAA
- a CDS encoding citrate/2-methylcitrate synthase — MTATKGLEGIVATTSSISSIVDGVLTYRGYDIDDLADHATFEETAYLLWFGSLPTVPELEALRRDLSSFAPIPDQVLAQMKLYPKDANTMAALRSAVSSLALYDEAAEDMSPEANRTKAVKLQAQIPTVVAALARIRKGLEPVAPKEGLTIAENFLYMLWGEQPDIVSVKALDTALVLHADHELNASTFAGRVTVATLSDIYSGVTSAIGALKGPLHGGANEAVMKMLEEIGNLDAVEPYIQGKLERREKIMGFGHRVYKNGDPRAKHLMKMSHELGTMKNDTALYDMSVRVEELITGQKGLKPNVDFYSASVYTQLGIERELFTPIFAISRTSGWTAHILEQYEDNRIIRPRAEYTGMSDMKYVPVDER; from the coding sequence ATGACAGCTACTAAAGGACTTGAAGGCATCGTTGCAACGACCTCATCGATCAGCTCAATCGTGGATGGAGTACTCACTTACCGCGGTTATGACATTGATGATCTGGCGGATCATGCCACCTTTGAAGAAACTGCTTATTTGCTGTGGTTTGGCAGCCTGCCGACTGTACCGGAGCTTGAAGCCCTGCGGCGTGACCTCAGCTCGTTCGCGCCGATACCGGACCAGGTGCTTGCCCAAATGAAGCTGTATCCGAAGGACGCGAACACGATGGCAGCCCTGCGCTCCGCTGTATCAAGTCTGGCGCTTTACGATGAGGCAGCGGAAGATATGAGCCCCGAAGCCAACCGGACCAAAGCGGTGAAGCTGCAGGCGCAGATTCCGACGGTGGTTGCAGCCCTTGCACGTATCCGTAAAGGGCTTGAGCCGGTCGCGCCTAAGGAAGGCCTGACCATCGCTGAGAATTTCCTTTACATGCTCTGGGGAGAGCAGCCGGATATTGTATCCGTCAAGGCGCTGGATACAGCGCTTGTGCTGCATGCCGACCATGAGCTGAATGCTTCAACTTTTGCCGGACGGGTAACCGTGGCGACATTGTCCGACATCTACTCGGGCGTTACTTCGGCTATTGGCGCGCTCAAGGGGCCGCTGCATGGCGGTGCGAATGAGGCTGTTATGAAGATGCTGGAGGAAATCGGCAATCTGGACGCCGTTGAACCTTATATCCAAGGGAAGCTGGAGCGCCGTGAGAAGATTATGGGCTTTGGACACCGGGTATATAAGAATGGCGATCCGCGGGCCAAACATCTGATGAAGATGTCGCATGAGCTCGGTACGATGAAGAATGATACAGCGCTTTATGACATGTCGGTCAGAGTGGAAGAGCTGATTACAGGGCAAAAAGGCCTTAAGCCCAATGTCGATTTCTATTCAGCGTCCGTATACACACAGCTGGGTATCGAGCGTGAGCTGTTCACTCCGATTTTTGCCATCAGCCGGACCTCGGGCTGGACTGCACACATTCTGGAGCAGTATGAAGACAACCGGATCATCCGCCCGCGTGCTGAATATACCGGCATGTCCGACATGAAATATGTGCCTGTAGACGAGCGATAA
- the ytvI gene encoding sporulation integral membrane protein YtvI, translating into MDTLVLKRVLRGLWVVLAAVIILLAVYVLLPLLYPLLLAWLLAYLIHPLVLILKGMKLPGWLAVSLSLLFYIGGTALVLTALITRLVKELIVLLQTFDLHTDQWRELLLSISRNASIQNIINQINQFYHDNPGYHATIDSNISRTTETVGHAMTQLITGFFNMILRLISSLPSLGTILIVIVLAAFFLSTGWERHNAKLTALLPAPLLRPLSEIWQDLRKALSGYLRAQLVLISVTAVIVIAGLLLLGVDSAFAIGITIGIVDLVPYVGVGIVLLPWALYSYMTGNLTLAIGLLVLYAVILVTRQVLEPKVLASSIGLDPLAMLIGMFAGLQLLGMPGLILGPVLLVVLDACSRAGVFRALYSYILSGRLH; encoded by the coding sequence ATCGATACACTTGTGCTGAAAAGAGTGCTGCGCGGCCTGTGGGTGGTCCTCGCCGCCGTCATCATCCTGCTGGCCGTTTATGTACTGCTGCCGCTACTGTACCCGCTGCTGCTCGCGTGGCTGCTGGCTTATCTGATCCATCCGCTGGTTCTGATCCTGAAGGGGATGAAGCTTCCCGGCTGGCTGGCCGTGTCCCTCTCTCTGCTCTTCTACATCGGGGGTACCGCCCTCGTCCTGACTGCGCTGATTACCCGGCTGGTGAAGGAGCTGATTGTCCTGCTCCAGACCTTCGATCTCCATACAGACCAGTGGCGCGAGCTGCTGCTCTCCATCAGCCGCAATGCCAGTATTCAAAATATTATTAACCAAATCAACCAGTTTTACCACGACAACCCCGGTTATCATGCCACGATCGACAGCAATATCAGCAGAACTACGGAAACGGTCGGCCATGCCATGACCCAGCTGATCACCGGCTTCTTCAATATGATTCTGCGGCTGATCTCCTCGCTGCCGAGCCTGGGTACAATTCTGATTGTGATCGTGCTGGCCGCCTTTTTCCTCAGTACGGGCTGGGAAAGGCATAATGCCAAATTGACTGCCCTCCTGCCTGCGCCGCTGCTCCGGCCGCTGTCCGAGATTTGGCAGGATCTCCGCAAAGCGCTGTCCGGCTATCTCCGGGCACAGCTGGTGCTGATCTCGGTCACTGCAGTAATTGTCATTGCCGGGCTGCTGCTGCTGGGCGTGGACTCGGCCTTTGCCATCGGGATCACCATCGGAATTGTCGATCTCGTGCCTTATGTCGGAGTCGGCATCGTGCTCCTCCCTTGGGCGCTCTACTCGTATATGACCGGCAACCTGACCCTGGCTATCGGCCTGCTGGTGCTGTATGCCGTCATTCTGGTGACCCGCCAGGTGCTGGAGCCCAAGGTGCTTGCCAGCAGCATCGGCCTGGATCCGCTCGCGATGCTGATCGGCATGTTCGCCGGGCTGCAGCTGCTCGGCATGCCGGGCCTGATCCTCGGCCCGGTGCTGCTCGTGGTGCTGGACGCCTGCAGCCGGGCCGGAGTATTCCGCGCGTTATACAGCTATATTCTTAGCGGGCGGCTGCATTAG
- a CDS encoding FxsA family protein, which produces MIRNKWLWAALFIVPAVELFGFIYVSSFLGAPKTLLIMLATSIIGTLMMHFEGKKVLQDSRTHMQEGRVPGRTMLDGLCIFFGGLLLILPGFVTDIIGFTLVFPLTRPLYRVFLLKWIEKKMKNGTFTFYRR; this is translated from the coding sequence ATGATCAGGAACAAATGGCTGTGGGCAGCATTATTTATCGTCCCGGCCGTGGAATTATTCGGTTTCATCTATGTCTCAAGTTTTCTTGGAGCACCCAAAACACTGCTGATCATGCTGGCCACTTCAATTATCGGTACGCTCATGATGCATTTCGAAGGCAAAAAAGTGCTGCAGGACAGCAGAACCCATATGCAGGAAGGACGGGTGCCCGGGCGGACGATGCTGGACGGCTTATGTATCTTTTTCGGCGGACTGCTGCTGATTCTCCCGGGATTCGTTACGGATATTATCGGCTTTACACTGGTGTTTCCGCTGACCCGGCCGCTTTACCGGGTTTTTCTGCTGAAATGGATCGAGAAAAAGATGAAAAACGGTACGTTCACCTTCTACCGCAGATAG
- a CDS encoding thioesterase family protein — MNSSKPDKASRWYGASIRVRYQETDRMGVVYHANYLTWFETGRTEMFRQLGLTYRSMEEAGLLLPVIQADLQFKSPARYDDHIAVYARLTTFSALRVVYEYEIRRVAEDGGEDGVSGSFLLRPENSQPLPGELLVSGATSHVWLNREWKPVRIDRAQPELFRAILAALNEEEGGAV, encoded by the coding sequence ATGAATTCAAGCAAACCGGATAAGGCCAGCCGCTGGTATGGAGCCTCAATTCGCGTGCGTTATCAGGAAACCGACCGGATGGGTGTTGTGTATCATGCGAATTATTTGACCTGGTTCGAGACCGGACGAACGGAGATGTTCCGTCAGCTTGGCTTAACCTACCGTTCCATGGAAGAGGCCGGGCTGCTGCTGCCGGTGATACAGGCAGATTTGCAATTTAAAAGCCCGGCGCGCTATGATGATCATATTGCCGTGTATGCACGGTTAACCACCTTCTCGGCGCTGAGGGTTGTTTATGAATACGAAATCCGCCGGGTGGCCGAAGATGGCGGGGAGGATGGAGTGTCGGGGAGCTTTCTGCTCCGTCCGGAGAACAGCCAGCCTTTGCCCGGTGAGCTTCTGGTCAGCGGGGCGACAAGCCATGTCTGGCTGAACAGGGAATGGAAGCCTGTGCGGATCGACAGGGCACAGCCTGAGCTGTTCCGTGCCATTCTGGCTGCGCTTAATGAAGAAGAAGGAGGAGCAGTATGA